One Festucalex cinctus isolate MCC-2025b chromosome 1, RoL_Fcin_1.0, whole genome shotgun sequence genomic region harbors:
- the LOC144007283 gene encoding uncharacterized protein LOC144007283, with the protein MFTMAKVKYEEELCGAQEDNERQRQLLDAVYKQPRVVLNRADVGEKYIFPERQEPEFPGVKQEEDLEPLQVKEEEQQQPPNIKKEDQLPPYIKEEEDFTECPVTGVHLKTEDEQYEQYEENKGAESPSSRSRQQMTNDDSRLALMSDGEDASHAPHTADDEQCDDDVTCHTDGKRWKCSQCGKTFGSKSQLRNHAMGHTGDKPFVCSVCGRKFARKGHLKIHTRTHTGEKPFACSFCGQNFAQKEHLKKHTRTHTGEKPFACSVCGQNFAFKGSLTRHTRTHTGEKPFACSICCQNFAFKGSLKRHTRTHTGEKPFACSVCGRKFAQRVHLKKHTRTHTGEKPFACSVCRQNFAFKGSLKSHTRTHTGEKPFACLVCGQSFSEKGSLRTHTRIHTGEKPFACLVCGQNFSSKGYLKIHTRNHTGEKPFACSVCGRKFAWNICLKVHTRTHTGEKPFACLVCGQSFSEKGSLRTHTRTHTGEKPFACLVCGQNFSSKGHLKIHTRTHTGEKPFACSVCGQSFAQRVHLKTHTRTHTGEKPFACSVCDQRFPTKGNAERHKCAGEKSG; encoded by the coding sequence atgtcggtgaaaaatatatttttcctgagcggcaggagccagagttccctggcgtgaaacaggaggaggacttggagcctctgcaagttaaagaagaggagcagcaacagcctcccaacatcaaaaaagaggaccagctgccaccatacattaaagaggaggaggacttcACAGAGTGTcccgtgactggtgtccatttgaagactgaagatgaacaATATGAacaatatgaagagaacaaaggggcggagtctccaagcagcaggtcaagacaacaaatgacaaatgatgacagccggttagctctcatgtcagatggtgaagacgcgtcacacgctcctcacactgctgacgacgaacagtgtgacgatgatgtgacatgtcacactgatggcaaacggtggaaatgttctcagtgtggaaaaacctttggttccaagtctcaattgagaaatcatgcgatgggccacactggtgataaaccctttgtctgctcagtttgtggtcgaaaatttgctcgcaagggacacttaaaaatacacacgagaacccacactggagagaaaccttttgcttgctcattttgtggtcaaaattttgctcagaaggaacacttaaaaaaacacacaagaacccacactggagagaagccttttgcttgctcagtttgtggtcaaaattttgctttcaAAGGAAGCTtaacaagacacacaagaacccacactggagagaagccctttgcttgctcaatttgttgtcaaaattttgctttcaagggaagcttaaaaagacacacaagaacccacactggagagaagccctttgcttgctcagtttgtggtcgaaaatttgctcagagggtacacttaaaaaaacacacaagaacccacactggagagaagccctttgcttgctcagtttgtcgtcaaaattttgctttcaagggaagcttaaaaagtcacacaagaacccacactggagagaagccctttgcttgcttggtttgtggtcaaagtttctctgagaagggaagtttaaGAACGCACACACGaatccacacgggagagaagccctttgcttgcttggtttgtggtcaaaatttttcttccaagggatacttaaaaatacacacaagaaaccacactggagagaagccctttgcttgctcagtttgtggtcgaaaatttgcttggaatatatgtttaaaagtccacacaagaacccacactggagagaagccctttgcttgcttggtttgtggtcaaagtttctctgagaagggaagtttaagaacgcacacaagaacccacactggagagaagccctttgcttgcttggtttgtggtcaaaatttttcttccaagggacacttaaaaatacacacgcgaacccacactggagagaagccctttgcttgctcggtttgtggtcaaagttttgctcagagggtacacttaaaaacacacacaagaacccacactggagagaaaccctttgcttgctcagtttgtgatcaaagattcccaacaaagggcaacgctgagaggcacaagtgtgctggtgagaaaagcggttga